Proteins encoded by one window of Dialister pneumosintes:
- the ppx gene encoding exopolyphosphatase → MEQIAIIDLGSNSIRFVIIQISVKGSYKLIYQEKESIRLSDGMFENNMCLTEEAQQRALKSLMVYSHIIKSHNITKVLAVATAAVRNAKNGSSFIKRVRASTGIPMTVISGFAEATLGFSGVIHTIDQKDFLLFDLGGASVEISLVKNKKRVNSISIPIGAVTLTEKFHSENKISVSLKEEMELFIANQLNRIDWLPKKSIPIIGIGGTVRNLAKIHQRKKQYPLPKLHNYHIPTKDLYRIITNLTKTTTEERKHISGLSNERNDIIIAGTLVIQELLKAVKPEELIISGCGLREGIFFRYYDKKYDNKKEYLKNMLISSVKNYKASIPLHDNKHVTLVTKIALTMFDQWKSLHNLPNRFRKLLFTASFLHDTGILINYYSHARHSAYLTANAHIFGLSHKEQIMCAFIIAFHHGYSRKFTRNNPYLSLLSDEDIKQIKILACFLQLAECLDESNSQLVNKVVCSSSHNMALIRVYITENHFDMFAHAVNDIAPYFEKLFDIKLVFEWYPSNRAKR, encoded by the coding sequence ATGGAACAAATTGCAATTATTGATTTAGGTTCAAATTCTATACGATTTGTTATTATTCAAATCAGTGTTAAAGGCTCTTATAAATTAATTTATCAAGAAAAAGAATCTATTCGTCTTTCTGATGGAATGTTTGAAAATAACATGTGTTTAACAGAAGAAGCACAACAACGAGCATTAAAATCTTTAATGGTGTATTCTCATATTATAAAATCACATAATATTACTAAAGTACTGGCAGTAGCAACAGCTGCTGTTAGAAATGCTAAGAACGGCTCTTCTTTTATAAAAAGAGTCCGAGCTTCTACCGGTATCCCCATGACAGTTATTAGTGGGTTTGCAGAAGCAACACTTGGCTTTTCCGGTGTTATTCATACCATCGACCAAAAAGATTTTTTACTTTTTGACCTTGGTGGAGCCAGTGTAGAAATTTCATTAGTTAAAAACAAAAAACGTGTAAATTCTATCAGCATCCCCATTGGTGCTGTTACATTAACAGAAAAATTTCATTCTGAAAATAAAATATCTGTTAGTCTAAAAGAAGAAATGGAGTTATTCATTGCCAACCAATTAAATAGGATTGATTGGTTACCTAAAAAAAGTATTCCTATTATAGGAATTGGAGGTACAGTTAGAAATTTAGCCAAAATTCACCAACGAAAAAAACAATATCCATTACCTAAACTTCATAACTATCATATACCTACTAAAGATTTATATCGCATTATTACTAATTTAACTAAAACGACAACGGAAGAACGTAAACACATATCCGGTCTTTCCAATGAACGAAATGACATTATTATTGCAGGAACTTTAGTTATTCAAGAACTTTTAAAAGCGGTGAAACCAGAAGAATTAATTATATCCGGTTGCGGATTACGTGAAGGTATCTTTTTTAGATACTATGACAAAAAATACGACAATAAAAAAGAGTATTTAAAAAACATGCTTATTTCATCAGTAAAAAATTATAAAGCATCAATTCCTCTTCATGATAATAAACATGTAACACTTGTTACAAAAATAGCATTAACCATGTTTGATCAGTGGAAATCATTGCATAACCTACCTAATAGATTTAGAAAATTACTGTTTACAGCAAGCTTTTTACATGATACCGGAATACTTATCAATTATTATAGTCATGCACGACATAGTGCATATCTAACAGCTAATGCGCATATCTTTGGATTATCGCACAAAGAACAAATTATGTGTGCATTTATTATTGCTTTCCATCATGGATATTCTCGAAAATTCACTCGTAATAATCCCTATCTTTCTTTACTTAGTGACGAAGATATAAAACAAATTAAAATATTAGCTTGTTTTTTACAACTGGCAGAGTGCTTAGATGAATCCAATTCACAATTGGTAAATAAAGTGGTTTGTTCTTCCTCCCACAACATGGCACTCATTAGAGTTTATATAACAGAAAACCATTTTGATATGTTTGCACATGCAGTTAATGATATTGCACCATATTTTGAAAAATTATTTGATATAAAACTGGTTTTTGAATGGTACCCTTCTAATCGAGCTAAAAGATAA
- a CDS encoding energy-coupling factor transporter transmembrane component T family protein, which produces MRDLVPITKIMLTVSVAVWAITLHTPIALLILLLFDILILLISKEFFKNIKAIVLIFIFSILLGVVEYIGDGSLEAGYVSALRMVDMSTIFIYLLGTVRLQHLTAAMVEQLKIPYEYAFMFTAGLRFLPDFIEENRIISEAQACRGVEVKGSFIKKCKHYMAIVRPLMLRSLGRSEIMALSLELRGFGSKDRTFVDNVSPHGLDYIMMTFIVVATISIVYLRIYLGY; this is translated from the coding sequence ATGAGAGACCTAGTACCTATAACAAAAATAATGCTTACCGTATCTGTAGCGGTGTGGGCTATTACCCTTCATACACCTATAGCATTATTAATTCTTTTACTCTTTGATATTTTAATTTTACTTATTTCAAAGGAATTTTTTAAAAATATAAAAGCAATAGTGTTAATTTTTATATTTTCAATACTATTGGGGGTTGTTGAATATATAGGAGATGGAAGTCTTGAAGCAGGTTATGTTTCTGCCTTGCGAATGGTAGATATGAGTACCATATTTATATACTTATTAGGAACTGTTCGTTTACAACATCTTACCGCTGCCATGGTTGAACAGTTAAAGATTCCTTATGAATATGCTTTTATGTTTACGGCAGGGTTACGATTTCTCCCGGATTTTATCGAAGAAAATCGGATTATTTCAGAAGCACAAGCTTGCCGAGGTGTGGAAGTTAAGGGGAGTTTTATAAAGAAATGTAAACATTATATGGCTATCGTAAGACCACTAATGCTCCGTTCTCTCGGAAGAAGTGAAATTATGGCACTTTCGTTAGAATTACGAGGATTTGGAAGTAAAGACAGAACTTTTGTAGATAATGTTTCTCCACATGGTTTGGATTATATAATGATGACATTTATTGTTGTAGCTACTATAAGCATTGTTTACTTACGAATTTATCTAGGGTATTAA
- a CDS encoding energy-coupling factor ABC transporter ATP-binding protein: MLTMQHVSFEYGTSGYQVLSDISASFDVGELIAVTGRNGSGKTTLTRLLVGLEQPSNGMIFYKNKNISKESVAMRSRFIGYVFQQPDCQMFMPTVKEEIAFGPYQQGKRGKELEETVLNAMNAMDLLDYEESYPRNLSRGIQQRVAIASAIAMDIKYLILDEPTSGQDGNEKKKLISLMHTLRYKGITVILVTHDMDIVASECTRVIVIADKHIVYDGSPMQLFEKEGNCERWGLATPFSIALGKQLPHKPYCKNMQEFCSEYLKLKKKV; the protein is encoded by the coding sequence ATGTTAACTATGCAACATGTATCTTTTGAATATGGTACAAGCGGTTATCAAGTATTGTCAGACATTTCGGCTTCTTTTGATGTTGGAGAGCTTATTGCCGTAACCGGGAGAAATGGAAGTGGAAAAACGACATTAACGCGATTGTTGGTAGGACTTGAACAACCGTCTAATGGCATGATTTTTTATAAAAATAAAAATATTTCGAAAGAAAGCGTTGCGATGAGAAGTCGATTTATCGGATATGTATTTCAGCAACCTGATTGTCAAATGTTTATGCCTACAGTGAAGGAAGAAATAGCATTTGGTCCGTACCAACAAGGAAAGCGGGGCAAAGAATTAGAAGAAACTGTATTAAATGCTATGAATGCTATGGATTTATTGGATTATGAAGAGTCTTATCCCAGAAATCTTAGTAGAGGAATTCAACAAAGAGTAGCTATTGCATCTGCTATTGCTATGGATATTAAATATTTGATTTTAGATGAGCCTACTAGTGGACAGGATGGTAATGAAAAGAAAAAGTTGATTTCACTTATGCATACATTAAGATACAAAGGAATCACCGTTATTCTGGTTACACATGATATGGATATTGTGGCATCTGAATGTACAAGAGTTATTGTAATTGCTGATAAACATATAGTATATGATGGTAGCCCTATGCAACTTTTTGAAAAAGAGGGGAATTGTGAACGATGGGGGTTAGCAACTCCATTCTCTATTGCATTAGGAAAGCAATTGCCTCACAAACCATATTGTAAAAATATGCAAGAATTCTGTTCCGAGTATTTAAAATTAAAAAAGAAGGTGTAA
- a CDS encoding tryptophan transporter, which yields MQQIKDVSTLTFTKARGGQFRWITISTLMLAIGTLLHLVSPSLAGFTPNWMIAAYCVAILLTKPSYKQCIGICMVAALLEVFTSKAGFPYGNFFSEFAGALVAGFFAHAVPPITIGKIEMRPVLSGFIATLVSGFVFVSLLKLVMGIPTNVYIFVILPAVFMVGIANAVITPFLYFPAKRLFENMSHNSSKFIEDSDHSALSLVQKQSGIISVEHFSYTYPEGGKEALHDINLHINKGDFIVVTGANGAGKTSLLMAMAGAIPQYYGGTMKGMVFTGGKAITQVGVADLASKVGVILAEYGAQIVTLTVEEEMAFALENHGFKAEEIRRRTKEALAKVRLSGLEKRKISTLSGGQKQRLVIAAVLAENPEVLVFDEPTSAMDPEGVVEFYELVGRLNKENGLTVVVAEHHLEAVLPYANKFTLMHEGQLLITDTPIAVMQYMDMHNIYTNAIPAIYKTQLELEKQGCFFKKDFINLRDAKEAINQSLEGGQLC from the coding sequence ATGCAACAGATTAAAGATGTATCAACTTTAACATTTACTAAAGCAAGAGGGGGGCAATTTAGATGGATTACAATATCGACCTTAATGCTGGCAATTGGAACTCTTTTACATTTAGTATCTCCTTCTTTAGCAGGATTTACTCCTAATTGGATGATAGCGGCTTATTGTGTGGCTATTTTATTAACTAAACCATCTTATAAACAATGTATAGGAATTTGTATGGTGGCAGCATTATTAGAAGTATTTACTAGTAAAGCGGGATTTCCTTATGGAAACTTTTTCAGTGAATTTGCAGGGGCGTTGGTTGCAGGTTTTTTTGCGCATGCTGTACCTCCGATTACTATAGGGAAAATAGAAATGAGACCTGTTTTATCAGGGTTTATTGCAACATTGGTTAGCGGATTTGTTTTTGTAAGTTTATTGAAATTGGTTATGGGAATTCCTACAAATGTTTATATTTTTGTAATATTACCTGCTGTATTTATGGTTGGTATTGCGAATGCTGTTATTACACCTTTTTTATATTTTCCGGCTAAACGTTTATTTGAAAATATGAGTCATAATTCTTCAAAGTTTATTGAGGATAGCGATCATAGTGCATTGAGTCTTGTTCAGAAACAATCTGGAATTATTAGCGTAGAACATTTCAGTTATACCTATCCTGAAGGGGGAAAAGAAGCTCTTCATGACATTAATTTGCACATCAATAAAGGTGATTTTATTGTTGTTACAGGAGCTAATGGTGCAGGTAAAACTTCTTTATTAATGGCAATGGCCGGAGCTATTCCCCAATATTATGGAGGAACTATGAAAGGGATGGTTTTTACAGGTGGTAAAGCCATTACACAAGTAGGAGTTGCTGATTTGGCTTCTAAAGTAGGCGTTATTTTAGCAGAGTATGGAGCACAAATTGTTACATTAACTGTAGAAGAAGAAATGGCATTTGCTTTAGAAAATCATGGATTTAAAGCAGAAGAAATTCGGAGAAGAACTAAAGAAGCTTTAGCAAAAGTTCGTTTATCGGGCTTAGAGAAACGAAAAATATCTACATTATCCGGCGGGCAAAAACAACGTTTAGTTATTGCTGCTGTCTTGGCAGAGAATCCTGAAGTATTAGTGTTTGATGAACCTACAAGTGCTATGGATCCGGAGGGGGTAGTAGAATTCTATGAGTTGGTAGGACGACTTAATAAAGAAAATGGATTAACAGTAGTAGTAGCAGAACATCATTTGGAAGCGGTACTTCCTTATGCAAATAAATTTACATTAATGCATGAAGGGCAGTTACTTATAACAGATACGCCTATAGCAGTTATGCAATATATGGATATGCATAATATTTATACAAATGCAATTCCTGCTATTTATAAAACACAATTAGAATTAGAAAAACAAGGATGCTTTTTTAAGAAAGATTTTATTAATTTGAGAGATGCAAAAGAGGCAATCAATCAATCTTTAGAAGGAGGACAATTATGTTAA
- a CDS encoding electron transfer flavoprotein subunit alpha/FixB family protein — translation MGFSEYKDIYIIAKSLDGVIGKEALEITGQARLLANELKERVCAVVIGEKVTDESIQLLIASGADEVYVLAHALLMNYDGKSYAKVVSKLCDEKKPSAVIFSATACGRDLAPRVAAELVCGVTADVTELSIDKESHLIIWSRPALGGNIIADIISPNYKPQMGTIRPGTFRIPSPDYTRHGEVIHVPVFLSEGDIGVVVKEKIPAKKEAYSLKDAEIVIAAGRGIRNKQEWDMVEELANMLHAGIGVTRPIIDQGWISAEHKVGQTGNNVTSKVYIALGISGAMQHMCAVKSDILVAVNNNVNAPIMDMADYSVESNLKDFLPAIIKELKKRSI, via the coding sequence ATGGGGTTTTCTGAATATAAAGATATATATATTATTGCGAAATCTTTAGATGGGGTTATTGGAAAAGAAGCATTAGAAATTACAGGACAAGCAAGATTATTAGCTAATGAATTAAAAGAAAGAGTTTGTGCTGTAGTTATTGGTGAAAAAGTTACTGATGAAAGCATACAGTTACTGATTGCATCAGGTGCTGATGAGGTATACGTATTAGCGCATGCTCTTTTAATGAATTATGATGGCAAATCATATGCTAAAGTAGTTTCTAAATTGTGTGATGAGAAGAAACCGAGTGCGGTCATTTTCTCAGCTACCGCTTGTGGGAGAGATTTGGCTCCTCGTGTAGCTGCAGAACTTGTATGTGGAGTAACTGCTGATGTAACGGAATTGTCTATTGATAAAGAATCTCATCTTATTATTTGGTCCAGACCGGCTTTGGGGGGAAATATTATTGCAGATATTATAAGTCCTAATTATAAACCGCAGATGGGAACTATACGCCCGGGAACATTTAGAATTCCTTCGCCAGATTATACTCGTCATGGAGAGGTCATTCATGTGCCAGTTTTTTTGTCTGAGGGGGATATTGGTGTAGTAGTAAAGGAAAAAATTCCTGCTAAAAAAGAAGCTTATTCATTAAAAGATGCAGAAATTGTAATTGCTGCCGGACGTGGTATTCGAAATAAACAAGAATGGGATATGGTGGAAGAATTAGCTAATATGTTACATGCCGGAATTGGAGTTACACGTCCTATCATTGATCAAGGGTGGATTTCAGCTGAACATAAAGTAGGACAAACAGGTAATAATGTAACGTCTAAAGTATATATTGCATTAGGTATTTCTGGTGCTATGCAACATATGTGTGCAGTAAAATCAGATATTCTTGTTGCAGTTAATAACAATGTAAATGCACCCATTATGGATATGGCTGATTATTCCGTAGAGTCTAATTTAAAAGACTTTTTACCAGCCATTATTAAAGAGTTAAAAAAGAGAAGCATATAA
- a CDS encoding electron transfer flavoprotein subunit beta/FixA family protein, producing the protein MKFLVCIKQVVDSSKIEVDAATGRLNRNNANSILNPYDLYALEAALKLKEIHGGMVSVMTMGPPQAAAVLRQAASMGADELYLITDRVFGGADTLATCYTLVKAIEKIGPFDLILCGQESIDSNTAQVGPEMAAMLHIPNVSNAIGQLCIHDNLLTVERKMDNGTELVEMKLPGLITTSKGLNSPRYPSIKGILEKDEKEIHTITASDIDVDSNRIGLKGSPTQVKRVRPVVPIKKENIRVTKQTAEESAQILVEALQRIRAI; encoded by the coding sequence ATGAAATTTCTAGTGTGTATAAAGCAGGTAGTTGATTCATCTAAGATAGAAGTAGATGCAGCAACAGGACGACTAAATAGAAATAATGCAAATAGTATTTTGAATCCTTATGACTTATATGCATTAGAAGCTGCTTTAAAACTTAAAGAAATTCACGGTGGAATGGTGTCGGTAATGACTATGGGACCACCTCAAGCAGCTGCTGTATTACGACAGGCAGCTTCTATGGGGGCTGATGAGTTATATTTAATAACAGATCGTGTTTTTGGCGGCGCAGATACATTAGCTACTTGTTATACTTTAGTAAAAGCTATTGAAAAAATAGGACCGTTCGATCTGATTTTATGTGGACAAGAATCTATTGATAGTAATACTGCACAAGTAGGTCCTGAAATGGCAGCCATGTTACATATTCCTAATGTCAGTAACGCAATAGGACAGTTATGCATACATGATAATTTACTTACTGTAGAACGTAAAATGGATAATGGAACTGAGTTGGTAGAAATGAAACTTCCGGGACTTATCACTACGAGTAAAGGATTAAACTCCCCGAGATATCCAAGTATTAAAGGAATTTTAGAAAAAGATGAAAAAGAAATACATACTATTACAGCTTCTGATATAGATGTTGATAGTAATCGCATTGGACTTAAAGGTTCTCCTACACAGGTTAAACGAGTTCGACCTGTTGTGCCTATTAAGAAAGAAAACATTAGAGTTACAAAACAAACGGCAGAAGAGTCGGCACAAATTTTGGTGGAAGCATTGCAGAGAATACGGGCTATATAG
- a CDS encoding N-acetylmuramoyl-L-alanine amidase family protein: protein MKKFKQWIVLFFILLLLPIGIAKAQNSTITDLRWKARNDGNPPFVRIVMDLSNKVRAEASLDKEGHHLKVLLKNTDKGAIQSNYQMDPKTINSISIEQQGNDVCINAALTHAHVISSSDVKIFGLKPDSKNNKPHRIVIDIPAVSVKPTSNTKSTKVDTATVTATATMPKSFSVTEKDKNALKGKTITIDPGHGGSDTGAIGHLNDKEYYEKDITLSISKILQDMLKSAGAKVIMTRTTDKDVYAPFADGVTELQTRCDIANKAKSDVFICVHIDSFVNETVDGTTTYYYPKSDQDLLLAHMIHQSTIDNLSIPDRGVRSSGFYVNMHTTMPSILVELGFISNPHRLKMLTSNWGPGSIAKSLYDGLVNYFEAV, encoded by the coding sequence ATGAAAAAATTCAAACAATGGATAGTGCTTTTCTTTATACTTTTACTACTTCCTATCGGAATAGCAAAAGCACAAAACAGTACTATTACGGATCTCCGTTGGAAAGCACGTAACGATGGTAATCCCCCCTTTGTTCGTATAGTCATGGATCTTTCAAACAAAGTACGTGCAGAAGCCTCTCTGGATAAAGAAGGACACCATTTAAAAGTTCTATTAAAAAATACAGATAAAGGTGCTATTCAAAGTAATTATCAGATGGATCCCAAAACTATAAATTCCATATCAATTGAACAACAAGGTAATGATGTTTGTATTAATGCAGCATTAACACATGCACATGTAATTTCTTCTTCAGATGTAAAAATTTTCGGATTAAAACCGGATTCAAAAAATAATAAACCGCATCGTATAGTTATTGATATCCCTGCCGTAAGTGTTAAACCCACTTCTAATACTAAATCTACTAAAGTGGATACTGCAACAGTAACCGCGACAGCGACTATGCCTAAATCCTTTTCGGTAACAGAAAAAGATAAAAACGCTTTAAAAGGAAAAACCATCACCATTGATCCGGGGCACGGTGGTTCTGATACCGGCGCCATCGGACACTTAAATGATAAAGAATATTATGAAAAAGACATTACATTAAGTATCTCGAAAATCTTGCAAGATATGCTAAAATCAGCCGGTGCTAAAGTAATAATGACCAGGACAACAGATAAAGATGTCTATGCACCTTTTGCCGATGGAGTTACAGAATTACAAACTCGATGTGATATAGCTAATAAAGCTAAATCTGATGTTTTTATTTGTGTTCATATTGATTCTTTTGTAAATGAAACGGTAGATGGTACTACTACATACTATTACCCGAAGAGTGATCAAGATTTGTTATTAGCTCATATGATTCATCAATCTACTATTGATAATTTATCCATCCCGGATCGTGGTGTACGAAGTAGTGGATTCTATGTCAATATGCATACAACCATGCCATCAATTCTTGTGGAGCTTGGATTTATTTCTAATCCACATAGACTTAAAATGTTAACCTCCAACTGGGGGCCGGGCAGTATTGCTAAAAGTTTATATGATGGGCTTGTTAACTATTTTGAAGCAGTATAG
- a CDS encoding GerMN domain-containing protein, with translation MKKIYTCLLIGLLGLSIYGCGLPLSQTNNLSNTSNSLQTTPAQQESTLIFYLPSDDGLHIIPHTIKTISKNNTATEALKEMIRADKNATYPLLPTGLTINNVTVSQGIATVDFSRELKNLSKGSTTELLFIAMTVNTLTEFPNIHAVTFSINGTPITYLNGHTDLTKPLKRDESYIQKKS, from the coding sequence ATGAAAAAAATTTACACATGTCTATTAATTGGTCTCTTGGGATTATCTATATATGGATGTGGCCTCCCTCTATCTCAAACTAATAACTTATCAAACACATCAAATTCTTTACAAACAACTCCTGCACAACAGGAATCTACACTTATATTCTATCTTCCGAGTGATGACGGCTTACATATTATTCCTCATACAATAAAAACAATATCTAAAAATAATACAGCTACAGAAGCATTAAAAGAAATGATTCGTGCAGATAAAAATGCCACATATCCACTTCTTCCTACAGGTTTAACAATAAATAATGTAACCGTGTCTCAAGGAATTGCTACTGTTGATTTTTCTAGAGAACTAAAAAATCTTAGTAAAGGCTCTACTACAGAACTACTCTTTATTGCTATGACTGTAAATACACTAACAGAATTCCCTAATATACATGCTGTCACTTTTAGTATTAACGGCACCCCAATTACCTATTTAAACGGTCATACAGACTTAACTAAACCATTAAAACGTGATGAATCTTACATTCAAAAGAAAAGTTAA
- the smpB gene encoding SsrA-binding protein SmpB, with protein sequence MKAKGNRAPISTNRKAFHDYFIHETYEAGIVLTGTEVKSIRQGRVNLRDSFVRIQGSEIWLWNTHISPYEQGNRFNQDPLRTRKLLLHRKEINKIHSLVQTKGYTIIPLKLYFKHGNIKCEIAVASGKKLYDKRRDIAERDSRRDVNRRLKEQQFD encoded by the coding sequence ATGAAAGCAAAAGGCAATAGGGCACCCATTTCTACAAACAGAAAAGCATTTCATGATTACTTTATTCATGAAACTTATGAAGCAGGTATTGTGTTGACCGGAACAGAAGTTAAGTCTATACGACAAGGACGAGTTAATTTACGAGATAGCTTTGTGCGTATCCAAGGAAGCGAAATATGGTTATGGAATACACATATAAGCCCTTATGAGCAAGGAAATCGATTTAATCAAGATCCATTAAGAACTAGGAAATTATTACTGCACAGGAAAGAAATTAATAAAATACATAGTCTTGTGCAAACAAAGGGATATACTATAATTCCTTTAAAACTATATTTTAAACATGGTAATATTAAATGTGAAATTGCGGTTGCTTCAGGTAAAAAATTATATGATAAACGTCGTGATATTGCAGAACGTGATTCGAGACGAGATGTTAATAGACGTTTAAAAGAGCAACAATTTGATTGA
- the rnr gene encoding ribonuclease R, producing the protein MLEKLLTYKPGTILQGTYKAYGNRFGFVLTDEKYEDIYIAEKDAGSAVNNDIVEVEIMKSKTGRHSTEGRIIHVITRANTTVVGTYEMTRYGGEVIPVDEKINMLIEIPSGQECQAVTGARVVVEVTKWPGRYTNAEGKIIEIIGYKGDKGLDIDIIVAQHKIPHVFNTDVMKEAAALCQDIFLEKNMADFRVQELVTIDGSDSKDLDDAIYCELKDNGHYRLGVHIADVSRYVKPRSALDKEAYQRGNSVYLADRVIPMLPFELSNDLCSLNEGKERYAISCIMDVDPNGIVTLEKITPSIIKVARRCTYPEINQAFDEGIVSDGLQKFLPMLTVFKECTHLLRKQREGRGALAFDFPEYKVALDEKGAPLRIIKRERGEAERMIEDAMIAANETVASFITRENFTAVYRVHDQPNQEKLDILRQMINVLGINIKIPADVKPKDMQQLLEFVKGKDIAAVIEVMALRSLPQACYSTENVGHFGIASSCYTHFTSPIRRYSDLLVHRLIKQLLYKKLRKSEQEKQMEFLKKAVDHISMTEQNATDAERETTELKMTEYMEPFVGEPFDAHITGVTKFGVFVGLENGVEGLVHISTMDDDEYVYNEESMQLTGRFNGVQYSLGMPVRVTLIKADKDKHEIDFIMGEIHSPLQLEKSNRKKKKPHSKKVKRRYIRIRR; encoded by the coding sequence ATGCTAGAAAAATTATTAACATATAAACCGGGAACCATTCTTCAAGGTACTTATAAAGCATATGGAAATCGTTTTGGTTTCGTATTGACAGATGAAAAATATGAAGATATTTATATTGCAGAAAAAGATGCCGGTAGTGCTGTTAATAATGATATCGTTGAAGTAGAAATTATGAAAAGTAAAACCGGTCGTCATAGTACGGAAGGTCGAATTATACATGTGATTACACGTGCTAATACGACTGTGGTAGGTACGTATGAAATGACCCGATATGGTGGAGAAGTGATTCCTGTTGATGAAAAAATTAATATGCTTATCGAAATTCCGTCCGGGCAAGAATGTCAGGCAGTAACCGGTGCTAGGGTTGTAGTTGAAGTAACTAAGTGGCCGGGAAGATATACTAATGCGGAAGGTAAAATCATAGAAATTATTGGTTACAAAGGTGATAAAGGGCTGGATATTGACATTATTGTAGCTCAGCATAAAATACCACATGTGTTTAATACCGATGTTATGAAAGAGGCTGCTGCATTGTGTCAAGATATATTTTTAGAAAAAAATATGGCAGATTTTAGAGTACAGGAATTAGTGACTATTGACGGTTCTGACTCTAAAGATTTAGATGATGCTATTTATTGTGAATTAAAAGATAATGGACATTATAGACTAGGTGTACATATTGCAGATGTAAGCAGATATGTAAAACCAAGGTCTGCTTTAGATAAAGAGGCCTATCAGCGAGGAAATAGTGTATATTTAGCAGATCGAGTTATTCCTATGTTACCGTTTGAACTTTCTAATGATTTGTGTAGTTTAAATGAAGGAAAAGAACGTTATGCCATATCATGTATCATGGATGTAGATCCGAATGGTATAGTAACTTTAGAAAAAATTACTCCTTCTATTATAAAAGTGGCACGTCGCTGCACCTACCCTGAAATTAATCAAGCTTTTGATGAGGGGATTGTGTCTGACGGGTTACAAAAATTTTTACCTATGTTAACAGTATTTAAAGAATGTACTCACTTACTTCGTAAACAAAGGGAAGGTAGGGGGGCACTTGCTTTTGATTTTCCTGAATATAAAGTAGCTCTTGATGAAAAAGGGGCTCCTTTACGTATTATAAAGAGAGAACGTGGAGAAGCTGAACGAATGATTGAAGATGCAATGATTGCAGCTAATGAAACGGTAGCATCCTTTATTACCAGAGAAAATTTTACCGCTGTATATCGAGTACATGATCAACCGAATCAAGAAAAGTTAGATATATTGAGACAGATGATTAATGTTTTAGGTATAAATATCAAGATTCCTGCAGATGTAAAACCTAAAGATATGCAACAGTTATTAGAGTTTGTTAAGGGAAAAGATATTGCAGCTGTTATAGAAGTGATGGCATTACGCTCACTTCCCCAAGCTTGTTATAGTACAGAAAATGTAGGTCATTTTGGCATTGCATCTTCTTGTTATACACATTTTACATCTCCTATTCGTCGTTATTCTGATTTATTGGTACATCGATTAATTAAACAATTATTATATAAAAAATTAAGAAAATCAGAACAAGAAAAGCAAATGGAATTTTTAAAGAAAGCTGTAGATCATATATCGATGACCGAGCAGAATGCTACAGATGCAGAACGCGAAACTACCGAGTTAAAGATGACAGAATACATGGAGCCTTTTGTAGGAGAACCATTTGATGCACATATTACCGGTGTTACTAAATTTGGTGTTTTTGTAGGGTTGGAAAATGGTGTAGAAGGACTTGTACATATATCAACGATGGATGATGATGAGTATGTATATAATGAAGAGTCTATGCAACTAACCGGGCGTTTTAATGGTGTTCAATATAGCTTAGGAATGCCTGTACGTGTTACTTTGATAAAAGCAGATAAAGATAAACATGAAATTGATTTTATTATGGGGGAAATACATTCACCCTTACAGTTAGAGAAAAGTAATAGAAAAAAGAAGAAACCCCATTCTAAAAAAGTAAAGAGAAGATATATTAGAATAAGAAGGTAA